Genomic DNA from Mycobacteroides chelonae CCUG 47445:
CGGCGTCGATGCCAACCTTGCGATCCGTGAAGACCTGCTGCACAAGGTGATTGACGTCTGCAATCCGGGTGACTTCTTCTGCGACCCGCAGGGCGGGGACATCGTCTCGCACACCACCTACGCGAAGGACAAACTCACCGACGGCGCGGCCGAGACCGTGGTCCAGCGCCTGGTCGCAGCACTGGGGAATCGCTGCCCGGGCGGCGAGCCATCGGGCGCCTCCACCACTTGCGCGCCCAGCGCGTAACAGGAGGCAGGCGCCCCGTTTCGCCGGTTCCGGCATGCAGGGACGGCCCGACGCAGAACAATCAAACCACCCCAACCACGACATTGCGTGGGTTGTAGCCACATGTGTACAGTCGTGGATGGCCATGCTGTAGACAAATGACTACAGCGGCAGGAGCGGAGGGTGACGAGCGCATGAGCAGCGATATTCGCGTGGTGGAGCCGGGCGAGTACACCTCACCCGCACGTCCACCGGAGATCGAAGGCATCCCCTGCGCCGACGGAAGACCACTGCCACCCGGCCCGGTGCCGGGCCGCCCCTATGCGCTGCCCGCAGATCTCCTCGTCGAGGAGTTCGGACCGCTCTTCTATGCCGATTTCGGGGTTTCGCGCCGGCTGTATGCCTGCTCGCTGGCACTGGTCGAGGAGCTATGCGACGAGAGCCGGTTCATCAAGGGCATCACCGACCGGCTGGACCGATTCCGTCCACTCGCGGGCGATGGATTGTTCACCGCCTACCCGGGCGAGCCGAACTGGCAGAAGGCCCACGATGTTCTGTTGCCCGGCTTCAGCTTCAGCGGTCTGCGCAACTACCACCCGGCCATGCTCGATATCAATCGTCAGCTCCTTGCCCGGTGGGACGCGAGCGCCGGCGAGCATCTTGTGGACGTGGCCGAGGATCTGGGCAAGCTCGCCATGGATACGGTCGGGCTGGCCGGGTTCGGGGCGAGGTTCGACTCTTACCAGCGGGAGGGACTTGCGGCTATTCCGGCGAGCTTCGCCGTCGCACTGCACCAGATGCTGGCTCCCGGAGGCGAGAACAGCGACCTGTTCGCGGCCGAACAGCAGAAGCTGCACACCTTCATCGATGAGCTCATCGCCCGGCACGACGACGGTGCGGACGAGCACGAGAACCTGCTCGGACTCATGCTCGCGCCCGGCACCCCGCAGACCCCGGCACTGGAGCTGAGCAGCGTTCATTCTCAGGTCCTGACGTTCTTGATCGCCGGACAGGACACCACCTCCACAGTGATGCCGACGGCGCTCTACAGCCTGGTCAAAAACCCTGCCGTGCTTCACCGGGCTCAGGCCGAGGTGGACGCGCTGTTCGGGCCAGGAGACGAGCACACCCCCACGTTCGACGAAATCGGCAAGCTCCGCTACATCCGTCAAATCGTGGACGAGACACTCAGGCTTTCGCCCCCGGTCCGTGAATTCGACCGAATGGCAACAGAAGACACCCTGCTCGCCGGGCGCTACCCGGTGCGCAAGGGTGAAGTCGTCACTGTCCTCACGACCGCGCTGCACCGTCAGCCGGAATGGGGCGACAACGTGGAGACTTTCGACCCAGACCGGTTCTCGCCGGAACGATCTGCCAAGCGACCGGTGAACCTGTTCAAACCTTTCGGCACCGGAGCCCGATCCTGCATCGGACGGCAGTTCGCGCTGCACGAGGCGACGATGGCCCTAGCGACACTGGTACACAGATACCGCTTCATCGATTCCGAGCACTACCAGTTGCGAACCCATAGTGATCTCATCAGGAAACCGGTGGGCTTTCGGATGAGCGTGGCACGACGCACTTCCCAAGACCGCCAGCATGAATCGGCAGCCGCGACCACCGTCACACAGCAGGAGTCGCCGCTACCGTCGGTCACCGCCGCACCGGGATCCGCGCTGACCGTCTTTCATGGCTCAAACCTGGGTACCTGTCGAGCACTGGCACACCAACTGGCCGAGGAAGCTTCCGATCTCGGCTACCAGACGACTGTCGCCCCGCTGAACGAAGCGACACACGCGCTGCCCAGCGAGGGCGCCATGGTCGTCGTCGCCTCCTCATACAACGGTCAACCGACTGACGATGCCCGGCAGTTTCTCACCTGGCTCGATGGCGCAGAAGCACGCGCGGACGGCACACTGCGCTACGCGGTACTCGGCGTCGGGGACCGGAACTGGGCCGAGACGTACCAGGCGGTGCCTCGAAAAATCGATGAACGCCTCGCCACGCTCGGTGGCACGCCAATTGTTTCCCGTTGCGAGGCAGACACTTCCGGTGATTTCGCAGGCAGCGTCGAGTCCTTCTCGCAAGCACTCTGGACTTCGTTGGGCACAGTTGCCGGTGCGGATACCCCCACCGGCACCCTCGAGGGTCCCCTCTACGAACTCCGCGCCATCGACGGGCCGGTGACGGCGGCGATCGATGCCCGGTTCGAGGTGATACCCATGACCGTTCTGGAGAACCGGGAATTGGTCGGCGCCAACAACCCACTGGGACAGGCCAAGCGCCTGGTACGTGTGGCATTGCCCGCCAACGTCGAGTACCACACCGGGGACCACCTCACCGTCCTCGCCGACAACCAGCCTGAAGTCGTGGACAAAGCCGGAGAGTCACTCGGCCTCATCTTGGACCGGCGCATCTCCATCAACGCCCGGCGCAACAGCCGCCGGGCCATTGCGCTGGACCGCGAAGTAAGCGTGCGCGAGCTACTGACCCACTTCCTCGAATTGCGTAAGCCGGCCACCAGAACGCAGCTACTCCGGTTGGCCGCGGCGAACCCCTGCCCACCTGAGCGATCCGCACTGGAGGCGCTCGCCGAGCATCCGGAGACGCGCTCGCTCGGTATCGCGGGGTGTCTCATGGAGTTTCCCGCCACCACACTGTCTCGCGCCGAACTTCTTGAATTGTTCGAGCCGATGACGCCACGGCACTACTCGATAGCGTCCTCGGCCCGGCAGAGCCCGGGGATCGTCGAGCTGGTGGTCAGCGTGCTCGATGCTCCCGCCCGATCCGGGTTCGGAGATTATCAAGGAGTGGCCTCCAACTATCTCGCCAACATCGCACCAGGACAACAGATCCGGGCACGGGTCGACCAGGCCCGGCAGGCGTTTCGTGCCGGGGCCGACCCCGCCCGCAATGTCATCTTGGTCAGTGCCGGTACCGGGGTCGCACCGTTCCGGGGATTTGTCGGTGACCGGCTGGCCGCACAGCGCGCCGGCGAGCCGTATGCTCCGGCACTCTGCTTCTTCGGCGTCCGGCATCCGGAAGTCGACTATCTGTTCCGGGACGAGTTCGCGGCCGCCGAACAGTCGGGCGTGGTCCACATGCGCCCGGCGTTCTCTCGCGCATCCGAGAACGGCATCAAGTATGTACAAGACCGGATTGCCGCCGACGCGGACGACGTCTGGGATCTGCTCGGCGACCCGGCCAAACACACGCATGTGTATGTCTGTGGCGACGGCGGCAAGATGGCCCCAGCCGTCCGAGAGGCATTCTTGGATATCTATCGAAAGCACACCGGCGCCACCGAACCTCAGGCGCGGAACTGGCTTACCGGCCTGGTGGAGGCCGATCGCTACGTGGAGGACGTCTGGACGGAGTGAGGCTTACGGTCCCGCGCCGCGAAGCCCGGCCTCAGCGGCACGTAGTGTTTCTTGAAGGTCCCTGATTCTTCAAGCGGGAGTGAACCGATGCGCAGACGCACCTTTCTCCGTTCCAGCTCCGTGGCATTGCCTGCCGTCGCGCTGGGCCTCTCGACAGCCGGGAGTGCCACTGCCGACGTTCGCCCCACCGGGTCAATTGCCTACCCGTTCAGCACCATTGAAGTGCCTGCGAAAAGCGCGCCGTGGACCCTGGAAACGGACCGCGCCGTGCTGCTGGTCCACGATATGCAGCATTACTTCGTGAAGGCATATGCGCCACAAGCCGATCCCATCGCCACCGTGCTGAAGAACATTAAGAGCCTGCTTGACGTCGCGCACGCCCACGGTGTGCCCGTGCTCTACTCAGCGCAGCCCGGCGGCATGACACCGGAGCAGCGCGGACTCTTCGGTCAGCTCTATGGGCCGGGCATGCCAGACGACGACGCCGAGCGCGCGATTGTCGATCCCATAGCGCCGATGACGACAGATACCGTGCTGACGAAATGGAAGTACAGCGAGTTCTTCCGCTCTGAACTTCTGGACATTCTGCGTAACACCAACCGCGATCAGCTGATCATCGTCGGCGTCTACGCCTTCTCCGGAATCACCGTGACATCCGCCGACGCGGTCCAGAACGACATTCAGGCATTCGTCGTCTCCGATGCCGTGGCGGACTACACCGCTACGGGGCACAACCAGGCACTCGCCTGGTGCGCGGAGCGGACCGCCAAAATACTGACCACCCGGTCAGCGATAGCGGCACTTGATAACTCGTAACAGCTGACGGCACGACAAAGGCCGCTTGCGTCACACGCAAGCGGCCTTATGTCTTGTGCCTAGACCAGCGCGGGCACGGTGGCCAGCGCCTGGGCGACGCCCGAGACGATCGCCGCGATCTTGAGCGCCTCGAGAATCTGCTCGCGGGTCAATCCGGCCTCACGCAGCACCTTCTCGTGCGAGCCGACGCAGAAGTGACAGCCGTTGATGGTCGACACCGCGAAGGACCACAATTCGAACTCCGCCTTGTCGACGCCGGGATTACCGATGATGTTCATCCGCAGACCCGGGCGCAGGTCGTCATAGGCGCCGTCGAGGAAGCCCCGCCCGCGGTAGAACACGTTGGTCATCGCCATGATCGAGGCCGCGCCGAGTGCGGCATCCAGCGCCTCGGGCGACAGCACGGTGGCAGCCTCTTCGCGAATCTCCTTGAACACCTGGTCGTTCCGGGTAGCCGCCGCTGTCGCGACGAGAGTGCCCCAAAGCTGGGCCGGCGACAGTACGGTGCCACGGGCGACCGTACCCAGGTTGAGCTTGAGATCCTTGGCGTACTCGGGCAGCGCCTCTTTCAGGTTGTCAACACCCATGTCAGACGCCCGCGCTCATCAGCTCGCCCGCATCGATCGTCGGGTCACCCTTGCGCCAGTTGCAGGCGCACAGCTCATCGGACTGCAGCGCGTCGAGCACGCGGAGCACCTCGTCGACGTTGCGGCCCACCGAACCCGCGGTGACGGAGACGAACTGAATGATGTTGTCGGGGTCGACGATGAAGGTGGCGCGGTCGGCCACACCATCGGAGTTCAGTACGCCGGACGCCTCGGCCAGCTCACGCTTGAGATCGCTGAGGATCGGGAACGGCAGGGTCTTGAGGTCCTCATGCTGTGCCCGCCACTGGAAGTGCACGAACTCGTTGTCCACCGACGCACCCAGCACCTGGGTGTCGCGATCGGCGAACTCGTCGTTCAGACGGCCAAAGGCAGCGATCTCGGTCGGGCACACGAAGGTGAAATCCTTCGGCCAGAAGAAGATCACACGCCACTTGCCGGGGTGGTCGTCGCTGGTGACGGTGGTGAAGTAGTCGTCAGGCTGCTGGGCGTTCACCTTCGACAGATCGCCGCCGATGACCGCAGTCAGGTTGTAGGCCGGGAATTCATCGCCGATGGTCCGCAGAGTCACGATTCTCCTTCACGTATTCGCTGAATGCTTACTGGCACCATCGTGCCGGAAATCTTTCAAAAACAAAACGTGATTGTTGGCACTATATTGATAGGTATGTCCGATCGTAGTTATCAGCCGGCGCTGGTCGGCCTGCGTGCTTTCGTGGCTATCGCACGAAAGCGGCACTTCGGAAGCGCCGCCGCCGAGCTCGGCGTGAGTCAGCCCTCGCTGTCACAGGCCCTGTCCATGCTCGAAGAGGGGCTGGGTGTGCGGCTCGTCGAGCGCAACACCCGCAAGGTGCTGCTCACTCCGGAGGGCGAGGCGCTACTGGAGAAGGCCACCAGCGCGCTGGATGCGGTTGACGAATTTACCTCGGCTGCAAGCGGGGTACGCGATCCGTTTGCGCAGACGCTGCGACTCGGCTTGATTCCCACGGTGGCCCCCTATGTGCTGCCCATGGTGCTCAGCGGACTGTCCCGTGAGTTCCCGGAGATGTCCTTGCGGGTCACCGAGGACCAGACCGGACGGCTGCTGCGATCCCTGGCCGATGGGTCCCTGGATGTGGCAGTCATGGCGCTGCCCGCGCAAACTCCCGGTATGGCGGAGATTCCCATGTACCGGGAAGATTTCGTTCTCGCCCTGCCGTCCGGACATCCGCTTGCCGGCAGCACGAAGGTCGAGCCCGCCGATCTAGCGGATATGCCGCTGTTGTTGCTGGACGAGGGACATTGCCTGCGCGATCAGGCTCTGGAGGTATGCCAACTCGCGGGCGTGCGGCCCGATCTCGGACACACCCGCGCGGCCTCGCTGGCCACCGCCGTGCAGTGTGTCGAGGGAGGCCTCGGCGTCACGCTCATCCCGGGCACCGCCGTCACGGCCGAGACCGCCAGCGGCGGCCTGGCCACCGCCACCTTCGCGGCGCCGGTACCGGGTCGGCGGATCGGCTTGGTGTACCGCGCGATCAGCGGCCGGGACGACGCCTACCGACGGCTGGCCGAGCTGCTGACCCAACTTGTCGCGGCCGTGCACCCGGTCTTGGCCGAGGCCGTCTAACGCCAGCGGGCGAGGATTTCCTCTGCCCGGGCCGAGAGTGCGCGCTGCAGAAACGGCCCGAAACTGATCCGCCCGACGCCCAATGGACCAAACGAGGCCGGATCGTCCACATCGGGCAGCGCGATCGCGTTCACCGGAAGCGGCAGCTCAGATGTCAAGCGTCGCTGCACATCCGGATCATGGCGGCCTACCGGGTACAGCGAGTCGGCACCCGCCTCGGCGGCGAGCGTGAGCCGCGCGATGGCCCGATCCACCCGGTCCGACTCGTCTCCGATTTGGCGAAGGAGAAGGTCAGTACGCGCATTGATAACCACCGGCACGCCCGACTCATCGGCCGCAACCCGCAGTGCCCCAACAAGATCGGCATGTTCCTGCGGCTCACGAATCCGGCCGCCTTCGCTATGCACCGAGTCCTCGATGTTCAGACCGACCGCACCCGCCTCGATCAGTCCCTCAATGAGCCGCCGTGGCGTCTGCGCATAGCCGGACTCGATATCCACGGACACCGGCAGGTCCACCGCGGCGGTGATCTGCGAGACCCGCGCCACCACATCCTCAAACGACATGCCCTCCGCATCGGCCTTGCCCACCGAATCGGCGAGCGGATGCGAGCCCACCGTCAACGCCGCGAAACCGGCATCGGCGGCGAGCTTCGCGGACCACGCATCCCACACCGTCGGCAGGAAGACCGGGTCACCCGGCACATGAAGTGACTTCAGTAGAGCGGCCTTGGCGGCGAGATCACCGGAGGTGTTGGTCATGCCTACATCCAACCCCGTCCCGCGCGGATTTACTCCACCGATGCACCCGCAGAGCCGCGGCGCGCCATGAGGCGCGCGACCGCATCGTGCATGTGCTCCTCGATCAATCGATACGCAGCAGGTGCATCACCGGCGCCGATCGCCGCGCACAGGACCTCATGCTCACGGACTTGTTCCGTCAGGTCGGGGTAGGCGCCCTGCAGTTCTCCCAGCAGCATCCGGGTCTCCAGCAGCAGGGTGCGCATGGCGCGGCGCAGCCGGGGGCTTCCCGAGGAGTCCACCAGCACCTCGTGAAAGTCCTGATCGGCGTCGGTCACCGCGACGATGTCGCCGCGGACGGCTGCTTCGGTCATCACCGCCACCGGCACGAGTAGCCGCCGGTAGGCGGTGACGGTGTCGCCGGACATGATGCATTCCAACGCCGCTCGTTCGATGGCCGCCCGCGACCGGTAGACATCATGGACGTCTTCATCGGTCAGCTCGATGACGAAGATGCCGCGGTTGCGCTCGCTGCGCAGCAGACCCTCCGATACCAGGCGCTGCATGGCTTCGCGTAGTGGTCCACGGGAGACCGCGAACTGCGCGGCCAATGACGCCTCCCCCAGCTGGGCTCCGGGCGCCAGCACACCGCGCATGATCGCGATGCGCAACCGCTCGGCGATCAGTTCCGCGGTGGATTGGCGCTCCAGCGGCGCGAACTCCTCAGGTACCAGCGTCGTCATGTCGTCTCCTGAAAAGCCGCCCTAGGCCGAAGACCGGCACCTCCGGGACTGGATGTCGCCGGCCCTGCGGCTCCGTGATTAATCGCAAACCTTCCCACACCGTCACCTGGTTGGCGGTCAATACCACCTTGTCCAGCCGAGATTCGAGCCGCTCGACGTGCGCGACGGTGTGCATGGCGGTGTCGGGAATCAACAGCGCCTCGGCGTCTGGATGGTCGTGGGCATCTGCCAGCTCGTCGACCTGGCTCGCGGTAAGCCTGCCCACCTCTGCCGCCGTGTCGATGCCCGCCTCACCCATCGACACGACCTGAATATCGTGCGCGGCCAGAAATGCGACGAACAGCTCGGCGATATCGCGCGGGTAGCTCGCAGCCACCGCCACTTTCGAGATTCCGAGCGCTACGGCGGCGTTGACGAAGGCGAAGGAGGTGCTCGACGCCGGAGTACCACTGGATTCGGACAGGAGCGCCACTTGATTCGCCGCGCCCTGCGGACCGTAGACAAAGCTGCCCGAGGTGCACGCCCACACCACAGCACTCGGTTCATGAGGGCGCAGCAGTCGAGCACCCTCGGCGAGCTTCTCCGGACTGCCCAGATCGAGCAGTTCGGGCACCGCATGCAGATCGGTGCCGTAGATGTGCACGACGGGGAAGTTCATGTCCAGCTGGCGCGCCACCAGGGGGTAGTCCGACTCGGCCGCGTGATCGGGGTAGATGAATCCCACCGTCGGACGCGTATTACTCACTCGAACCTCCTCCGAAGACATCGCGGAGCCACTTACCGGGCCCCATCATGGGAAGACTCATCCGGTCCAGACAGGCCCAGATGGTCAGTTGGTTAGCCGTCAATACCGGCTTACCGAGTAGCCGTTCCAGCGGCTCGATCACGTCATAGGTGCGCAGGTTGGTACAGCTGACAAAGATCGCTTCGGCATCATCGGTGTCGGCAGCGAGAATCCGCTCGGCGACAGTGCGGTAGTTGACCTTCCAGATGCCCCCGCCCAGGCCCAGATGATCTGTCCGCACCACCGTTACACCCAACTCCCCCAGGAACTTCGCGAGCAGCTCGGTCAGCTCGGCGTCGTAGGGAGTGATGACGCTGATCCGGCCGATACCCAAGGCGGTCACGGCCTCCGCCAGCGCGCCCGAGGTGGTGACGGCAGACTTGGCGCCGGTCGCCATGATGGCCTCAACCAGCGACCGCTCGTGTTCGACACCGCGAATGAAGCTGCCCGAAGTACACAGATATGCAACGACTTCCGGCTCGACGTGCAGGACGTCGCGGGTGGCCGCCTGCAGGTGAGCGGTATTGGAGACCAACTCGGCCATGGCCCTGCTCACCGGTACCGGCTCATAGGGAGTACGGGCCAGATGCAGTGACACCTCGGCCGGAACCCAGCGCCACAGCTCACGTTCCAGCGCAAGGTCGAAAGGCGCAATGATGCCGATGCCACGCTGATCAGCCGACTCCGAGAAATCGGGAAGAGACGAGAAATCCACCGGCAAGACCTAACACTCGCAGCATCGCTCCGCGCTCCGAGCGATCACTCAGATTGTTGACAATCATACGATATCTCCATACCGTGTCAACGTGAGCGCGCGCCCGATTGTCGCGGATGAGCAGCTTGCGCGAAGACCAGTGGTGGCCGTGCAGCACTCACCTAGTTCGGTACCGGACCGACTCGACCCCGTGGCCGCGTCCGCCGAGGTACGACTGGTGGAATCGGACCAACTCGCCACGGTGCTGCCCGGAGCCGAGATCCTCTTCGTCTACGACTTTCGTTCCTCGGCGCTGCGCGAAACATGGTCCGCCGCAGATTCATTGCGCTGGGTACAGATCGCGGCCACGGGTGCCGATCCGGTGCTGTTCGATGAACTCGTCGAGAGCGACGTGGTACTCACCAACTCTCGCGGTCTGTTCGAGCGCCCCATCGCCGAGTACGTGCTGGCGCAGATCCTGGCCTTCGCCAAGGATATTCGCCGTTCCACACGCGCCCAGGCCGCGCTGAGCTGGCGCCATTTCGAATCAGAATCCATCGAAGGTGTGCCCGTAGCGGTACTCGGTACCGGACCGATCGGCCAGGCCATCGCCGCCCTACTGGACGCGGTGGGCATGCGAGTCACCGTTCTCGGCAGAACCGAATCCGCCGAGTTGTCTTCCCATGTCGCCGATGTCGAGTATCTGGTGCTCGCTGCTCCGCTTACCGCGCGCACGCACGGGATTGTCAACGCGCGCGTGCTCTCGGCGATGCCAACGACAGCCCGGCTGATCAATGTGGGCCGCGGCGAACTGGTGGGCACGTGGGATCTGGTATCCGCGCTGAATCAGGGAGCCATTGCCGGGGCCGCATTGGATGTCACCGATCCCGAGCCGCTGCCGGTGGGACATCCTTTGTGGCGCACGCCGAATACGTACATCACCCCGCATAACAGTGGCGATGTACACGGATGGACCGACCGTCTTCAGGACCAGTTTGTCGCCAACTTCGACCGCTATCTGCGAGGCGAGGAACTTCTGAATATCGTCGACAAGGACAGGATGCGCCGCAATGCATGAACCCACCGATCCCACCGAGATGACCGCGCTGGAGCTGGTGGCCGCGTACACCTCAGGTGAACTGTCTCCGGTGGAGGCGACAGCCGCGGTGTTGTCCAAAATCGCCCAAACCGACAGCGCCATCAATGCTTACTGCCTCGTCGACGAGGAAGCCGCCCTGGCAGCAGCCACACAATCCGAGGAGCGATGGCACGGCCACTACACCCGCGGACTACTCGACGGGGTCCCGATCTCCATCAAGGACGTCTTCCTGACCCAGAACTGGCCGACTCTGCGGGGCTCGGGCCTGGTCGATCCGGCCGGCCCGTGGGAGGCAGATAGCCCCGCTGTACATCGCATCCGGGCCGACGGCATGGTCATGGTCGGCAAGACCACCACGCCCGAGCTGGCTTGGAAGGGGGTTACCGATAGCCGTCAGCGCGGAATCACCCATAACCCGGCCGACCCGCGCCGCACGGCAGGCGGGTCTTCCGGCGGCAGCGCGGCTGCGGTGGCCGCCGGCATGGGCCCGATGTCCATCGGCACCGACGGTGGAGGCAGCATCCGGATACCCGCCAGCTTCTGCGGCGTAGTCGGTTTCAAACCCACGCACGGCCGGGTCCCGATGTACCCGATCAGCCCCTTCGGGCCGCTGGCACACGGTGGCCCGATAACTCGCACGGTGGAAGACGCTGCGCTGCTGATGGACATCATCAGCCTGCCGGACCATCGCGATCCCACCTCGCAGCCGCCCACCCTCACCACCTACCGCTCGCAGGTCTACCGGGATATGACCGGCCTGGATATCGCCTACTCACCCACGCTCGGCTACGTCGACGTCGATTCCGAGGTCGCCGAGCTGGTCGAAAACGCGGTGAACGCCCTTGACGAGGCCGGGCTGCCCGTGACCCACGCAGATCCGGGATTCTCCGATCCCATCGATGCCTTCGAAATCCTATGGGCTGCAGGGGCGGCCGCTAGCCTCAACAACTATGGCAGTCTCAGCGAGGTACGCGACGGAATAGATCCGGGGCTTGCCCAGATGTGGGACATCGGCCTCGGCGCCTCCGCCACCGAATATCTGGGAGCACGGAACGCCTGTGTACAACTGGGCGCCATCATGGGTGCATTCCACGAGATCCACAACGTGCTCATTACCCCGACCGTGCCGATCCCCGCGTTCCCGTTGGGTGCCGACGTCCCGCCGAACTCAGGGATGCGCTGGTGGGCACAGTGGACGCCATTCACATACCCGTTCAACATGACTCAGCAGCCAGCCCTGTCAATTCCGGTAGGCAGAACCTCGACGGGGCTGCCGGTCGGCATGCAGATCATCGGCCCGCGCCACAGCGACGACCTGGTGCTAGCGGTCGGCCATTTCGCCGAGCGGGTGCTGGCGGGTTAGTCCCTGACTAGGCCCGCGCGAAAGCCAACTGCTCGCCCTGAACGCCGGTGAGCCACAGATCCTGGCAGGCGGCCGCGATGTCGGCCAGACCCTCTTCGATGGTCGCGAAGACATTCCCGGGCACCCATCCGGCATCCCCGTTGATCAGCAGATTGTTCCGGCCATAGAAGATCGCCAGATCGGTGGCGCCCTGCGCCGAATGCGCTTCCGACCCCGGCTCGTATCCGTAGGCAGGGTTACCGATCTCCCATGGCTCGAACCCGAAGAAGCACACATCCCCGGGGATCGGGGTAATGGTTGGGTTCTCCCGGCCGGGCGCCGGCAGCAATGGCGGCAACAGGGTGTACACCTCGTTGCGCGCATATTTTGCGTGGTATGCCTGCCCCACGACCGGTAGTGAGTTCCACACCGTTTCACAAGTTCTCGGTGCCTCAGCGTCGAGCAGCCGGGCGCGGCAGGTGACGCCCCGTTTGGTCAGCGTGATGGATATGTAGCGATCCATCACAGCTCCGCCAACACGGTGCTCCAGATGCCCAGGGCATCGGATATCTGATCGGCCGTCACTACCAATGGTGGAATCATCCGCACCACATTCATATGTGGACCGCACATCAGCAGGAGCAGCCCCTTCTCGGCCGCTAATGCCTGGGCCCGGGCGGCGAGCTGGGCCGCAGGTCGGCCGTCCGCACTGAACTCCACACCTACCATCAACCCCAGGCCACGCACATCGCCATCAATCCCTCTCTCGGCAGCGATCTTTCGCGCACCGTCGAGAAGCTCCCGGCCCCGCGCCCGAGCGTTCTCGACGAGCCGTTCCTCGTCGATCACGTCGAGGGTCGCAAGCGCAGCCGCACAGGCAACGGCATTGGCGCCATAGGTGCCGCCCTGTGAACCGGGCCAGGCACGCCCCATCAGCTCGGCAGAGGCCGCGATACCTGAGATGGGGAATCCGCTGGCGATTCCCTTGGCCATCACCAGGATGTCTGGCGTCACGCCAAAGTGCTGGTGGCCGAAATACTCTCCGGTGCGGCCGAATCCGGTCTGCACCTCGTCAACCACCAGCAGGATGCCGTGCTGGTGAGCGCGTTCGGCGACGCCGTTGAGGAACTCGGTGTTGG
This window encodes:
- a CDS encoding GntR family transcriptional regulator, whose protein sequence is MTTLVPEEFAPLERQSTAELIAERLRIAIMRGVLAPGAQLGEASLAAQFAVSRGPLREAMQRLVSEGLLRSERNRGIFVIELTDEDVHDVYRSRAAIERAALECIMSGDTVTAYRRLLVPVAVMTEAAVRGDIVAVTDADQDFHEVLVDSSGSPRLRRAMRTLLLETRMLLGELQGAYPDLTEQVREHEVLCAAIGAGDAPAAYRLIEEHMHDAVARLMARRGSAGASVE
- a CDS encoding alkyl hydroperoxide reductase, with translation MGVDNLKEALPEYAKDLKLNLGTVARGTVLSPAQLWGTLVATAAATRNDQVFKEIREEAATVLSPEALDAALGAASIMAMTNVFYRGRGFLDGAYDDLRPGLRMNIIGNPGVDKAEFELWSFAVSTINGCHFCVGSHEKVLREAGLTREQILEALKIAAIVSGVAQALATVPALV
- a CDS encoding isocitrate lyase/PEP mutase family protein — encoded protein: MTNTSGDLAAKAALLKSLHVPGDPVFLPTVWDAWSAKLAADAGFAALTVGSHPLADSVGKADAEGMSFEDVVARVSQITAAVDLPVSVDIESGYAQTPRRLIEGLIEAGAVGLNIEDSVHSEGGRIREPQEHADLVGALRVAADESGVPVVINARTDLLLRQIGDESDRVDRAIARLTLAAEAGADSLYPVGRHDPDVQRRLTSELPLPVNAIALPDVDDPASFGPLGVGRISFGPFLQRALSARAEEILARWR
- a CDS encoding peroxiredoxin — protein: MTLRTIGDEFPAYNLTAVIGGDLSKVNAQQPDDYFTTVTSDDHPGKWRVIFFWPKDFTFVCPTEIAAFGRLNDEFADRDTQVLGASVDNEFVHFQWRAQHEDLKTLPFPILSDLKRELAEASGVLNSDGVADRATFIVDPDNIIQFVSVTAGSVGRNVDEVLRVLDALQSDELCACNWRKGDPTIDAGELMSAGV
- a CDS encoding isochorismatase family protein gives rise to the protein MRRRTFLRSSSVALPAVALGLSTAGSATADVRPTGSIAYPFSTIEVPAKSAPWTLETDRAVLLVHDMQHYFVKAYAPQADPIATVLKNIKSLLDVAHAHGVPVLYSAQPGGMTPEQRGLFGQLYGPGMPDDDAERAIVDPIAPMTTDTVLTKWKYSEFFRSELLDILRNTNRDQLIIVGVYAFSGITVTSADAVQNDIQAFVVSDAVADYTATGHNQALAWCAERTAKILTTRSAIAALDNS
- a CDS encoding hydrogen peroxide-inducible genes activator — translated: MSDRSYQPALVGLRAFVAIARKRHFGSAAAELGVSQPSLSQALSMLEEGLGVRLVERNTRKVLLTPEGEALLEKATSALDAVDEFTSAASGVRDPFAQTLRLGLIPTVAPYVLPMVLSGLSREFPEMSLRVTEDQTGRLLRSLADGSLDVAVMALPAQTPGMAEIPMYREDFVLALPSGHPLAGSTKVEPADLADMPLLLLDEGHCLRDQALEVCQLAGVRPDLGHTRAASLATAVQCVEGGLGVTLIPGTAVTAETASGGLATATFAAPVPGRRIGLVYRAISGRDDAYRRLAELLTQLVAAVHPVLAEAV
- a CDS encoding cytochrome P450 encodes the protein MSSDIRVVEPGEYTSPARPPEIEGIPCADGRPLPPGPVPGRPYALPADLLVEEFGPLFYADFGVSRRLYACSLALVEELCDESRFIKGITDRLDRFRPLAGDGLFTAYPGEPNWQKAHDVLLPGFSFSGLRNYHPAMLDINRQLLARWDASAGEHLVDVAEDLGKLAMDTVGLAGFGARFDSYQREGLAAIPASFAVALHQMLAPGGENSDLFAAEQQKLHTFIDELIARHDDGADEHENLLGLMLAPGTPQTPALELSSVHSQVLTFLIAGQDTTSTVMPTALYSLVKNPAVLHRAQAEVDALFGPGDEHTPTFDEIGKLRYIRQIVDETLRLSPPVREFDRMATEDTLLAGRYPVRKGEVVTVLTTALHRQPEWGDNVETFDPDRFSPERSAKRPVNLFKPFGTGARSCIGRQFALHEATMALATLVHRYRFIDSEHYQLRTHSDLIRKPVGFRMSVARRTSQDRQHESAAATTVTQQESPLPSVTAAPGSALTVFHGSNLGTCRALAHQLAEEASDLGYQTTVAPLNEATHALPSEGAMVVVASSYNGQPTDDARQFLTWLDGAEARADGTLRYAVLGVGDRNWAETYQAVPRKIDERLATLGGTPIVSRCEADTSGDFAGSVESFSQALWTSLGTVAGADTPTGTLEGPLYELRAIDGPVTAAIDARFEVIPMTVLENRELVGANNPLGQAKRLVRVALPANVEYHTGDHLTVLADNQPEVVDKAGESLGLILDRRISINARRNSRRAIALDREVSVRELLTHFLELRKPATRTQLLRLAAANPCPPERSALEALAEHPETRSLGIAGCLMEFPATTLSRAELLELFEPMTPRHYSIASSARQSPGIVELVVSVLDAPARSGFGDYQGVASNYLANIAPGQQIRARVDQARQAFRAGADPARNVILVSAGTGVAPFRGFVGDRLAAQRAGEPYAPALCFFGVRHPEVDYLFRDEFAAAEQSGVVHMRPAFSRASENGIKYVQDRIAADADDVWDLLGDPAKHTHVYVCGDGGKMAPAVREAFLDIYRKHTGATEPQARNWLTGLVEADRYVEDVWTE